One stretch of Zootoca vivipara chromosome 8, rZooViv1.1, whole genome shotgun sequence DNA includes these proteins:
- the ID4 gene encoding DNA-binding protein inhibitor ID-4 has product MKAVSPVRHPSRKALAGCCCGGGGGGGGGGEGDGGGGDLALRCLAEHGCYKGSPSPGEEPAALCLQCDMNDCYSRLRKLVPTIPPNKRVSKVEILQHVIDYILDLQLALETHPALLRQQQQPPLPPPPLHPASYQAGPPRTPLTALNSDPAGAVNKPGDSILCR; this is encoded by the exons ATGAAAGCGGTGAGTCCCGTGCGACACCCCAGCAGGAAGGCGCTGGCGGGTTGCTGTtgcggaggaggaggtggtggaggcggcggcggcgaaggcgACGGAGGTGGCGGCGACCTGGCTCTGCGTTGCCTGGCCGAGCACGGCTGCTACAAGGGGAGCCCGTCTCCGGGCGAGGAGCCGGCGGCGCTGTGCCTCCAGTGCGATATGAATGACTGTTACAGCCGCCTCCGGAAGCTGGTGCCCACCATCCCGCCCAACAAGCGGGTCAGCAAAGTGGAGATCTTGCAGCATGTCATCGACTACATCCTCGACCTGCAGCTGGCCCTCGAGACGCACCCGGCGCTGCtccggcaacagcagcagcccccgctgccgccgcccccgCTGCACCCGGCCAGCTACCAGGCAGGGCCTCCCAGGACCCCGCTCACGGCGCTCAACAGCGACCCG GCTGGGGCTGTTAATAAGCCAGGGGACAGTATTCTGTGCCGCTGA